CGCGTCGTATCTGCAAAGATTGCAAGGAGCAGTATGCGGGCACGCCCGAAGAATATGAAGAGCTTCGCCAGGGCTACGGCGCCGATCGCTGGGATAAACTGGGCATTAAACAAGACGCGTCATTCCGTCTTTCACGCGGGAAAGGCTGCGAAGTCTGTAATCGTACCGGCTATAAAGGACGCGTGGCCCTCCATGAGCTCCTGCTTGGATCAGACAACATTAAGCGGATGGTCCAACAAAAGGCCCGCACTGAAGACATGTTGCACCGTGCAATGGATGAAGGTATGACGACCCTCGTTCAGGACGGTATCCAAAAAGTATTGCTCGGTCAAACGTCGTACAAAGAAGTCAAAGCCGTCGCCATCAAGTAGCGTGACCGCCTCCTCATGCGGAGTCGCGTGGCTACACACGCGGCTCCGCAATCCCTTCCCCCACTTTCTGTCTCCGATAAAAACAGGTACACTAGCGCCATGAATCCCTATGCATCGCTATCGAGGCTTCTCGTTTTACCCATGCTTCTTTCAGCTTCGGGCTGTGAGACCGCCGATCACGTCCTGACAAGTGCCGAACGCGTCCTCGGAAGCCAAACGGGAAAAACCGTCGTCAGCATTGCCGGAGGCAAAGATCCCAAACAAGTCCTCAAGGAACACACCGACGCCTATCAGCGCGACCCTGAATCCGTCCTGCGCGATATACGAACTTTGCAGCGCGACTTCGAAACCATCATGGCCGCCTTGACCGGTCGGGTCCGCCAAACATGGGGAGAGAAAGAAGTACAGGTTCCGGAGCAGAAGAAATACGTCAAGTACACCCAGAACTATATGAGCCGAGCGGTCGTCGATTTTGATAGCGGGATGATCGTGATTGAAACACTGGACGACAAGGCTCCCAAAGACAGCTTGAAAAATGCCCTCGTCACCACACTCCTGACCCCTGATGATCCTCGATCCGTCGATCTTTTTTCCGACAAAGCTGTCACGCTTACCAGCGACAAGCCGCCCTACCTCCTAGGCCTGGTTGTGGACCAGGAGGGGCGAGCGATCAAGACTCCGGCCCAAGCGGAAGCCTTTGCGACGTTTACGGTCGACAACCACGCCAAGCCGCGAGCGGTCGATCAGAACGGCGTAGCCAAACAGGCCCTGCTCGCTGAAATTAAGATGGT
The DNA window shown above is from Nitrospira lenta and carries:
- a CDS encoding murein transglycosylase domain-containing protein, producing the protein MLLSASGCETADHVLTSAERVLGSQTGKTVVSIAGGKDPKQVLKEHTDAYQRDPESVLRDIRTLQRDFETIMAALTGRVRQTWGEKEVQVPEQKKYVKYTQNYMSRAVVDFDSGMIVIETLDDKAPKDSLKNALVTTLLTPDDPRSVDLFSDKAVTLTSDKPPYLLGLVVDQEGRAIKTPAQAEAFATFTVDNHAKPRAVDQNGVAKQALLAEIKMVANFSNRQAEKYRSAVTRYAEQFKISPSLIFAVIRTESNFNPFAVSSAPAFGLMQLVPSSGGRDAYKKAKGKDTIPSREYLFDPENNIELGSAYLNVLSYSLLERIENQVAREYCVISAYNTGPRNVFKAFAPDQTTAINQINSLQPPAVYDRLRANLPYQETRDYLAKVVGFRKQFIVTPGDGVK